From the genome of Vicia villosa cultivar HV-30 ecotype Madison, WI linkage group LG2, Vvil1.0, whole genome shotgun sequence, one region includes:
- the LOC131652661 gene encoding uncharacterized protein LOC131652661 isoform X1: MMEWASSASLLHNLKIHDNPWLPPKTWESLPSESGLRARSSSPSNPSSNQTLSTLSEQSLVRLATNALLGIKSSLITIQTLSPILSSHPPHTTSLRLWNRASTTHSLSNILQSIASTGSLVFLLRHFVDFFTNTLNQDPSHPPYTLVNQAFAVAVGKVLEGYISGLDTVQASVIFRRSSKHVDFSGCLKSVAHSEITLLELFLHTNELRVRIEALASICNLQKWGRCVSDTDFEDLIVKATSEFCNFSRGGDLLTFLYKQLQVADSAHCDLLKFLFLQSCEPYCGFIRSWIFKAEIHDPYKEFIVENIDCFSSNSQDQAGSSVEFPDVQADNSVEFPLARIRLRDGVSVPGFLKELLVPLVRAGQQLQVLLKLLELCIDVAAGKHSCDDFLPCWSGFSSNSLPYFSPLTFSKDIIGNMVLARESYYKRMNEKIESLLSSLEVRYQQVPMPTPVSSFDNGGGTLDKLSQLMSEDEPIVCPTADKSSPKMGFDNLDSDVSSTEDEFSLLEDTYDSSDTSSLNSTEEQLESDQLSCWPCPIAGQQSHLTALKFLKINTLSSSIHNSRHHEKSGSNSHGICDKMVAVDHLVKSSNEGMISSVFDTLNPENSRCSSKFSILQRDSCIDSYSSMVHLLKKSFDDDRSVEQKITEKDLQPLNYSQLCHITIGDILSRETLSEDKPVNDTLASCLGAFQPLKVGHQGNLPSINPFSTNLMLSRNVLIQQTSMKGEKCKVDHAQTLPYFNFSTVEDPCKVYMDKLPTNSIRINTSSYPLDSCASTHGNQNNEYEEIGHRNEDGLVDVPKYCFDASLDVVDHKQYVSTDASGGSSWESLLGSFRKTVDCDTTQKQNLLSTFELPLDIIIDKCLIQEIMIQYNYVSKLIINVLEEAFKLQEHLLALRRYHFMELADWADLFILSLWRHKWSVTEASERLPEIQDLLELSIQKSSCEQDTNKARLFVYMKGHGKLPLSASAIGVRSFDFLGLGYHVDWPLCIILTPAALKIYADIFSFLIQVKLALFSLTDVWCSLKDMAHTTNKDLNAEIRQHGAGHLNILMKMRHQISHFVSTLQQYVESQLSHVSWCKFLHSLRHKVKDMMDLESVHTEYLADSLRICFLSDETKAVGNIIESILQCALDFRSCITIGAWDIGNDRGDLLGKLSTVNISQVLSIKQKFDRSLNELHLCYVKEPKHVNFGLSRFWEYLNYNEYYSDVNNGMGYYAA; encoded by the exons CTCCCATTCTTTCATCTCATCCTCCTCACACCACTTCCCTCCGTCTCTGGAATCGAGCCTCCACCACTCACTCTTTATCAAACATACTTCAATCCATTGCTTCAACCGGCTCTCTCGTTTTCCTTCTCCGTCACTTCGTTGATTTCTTCACAAATACCCTAAATCAAGACCCTTCCCACCCTCCCTATACTCTTGTTAACCAAGCATTTGCTGTGGCGGTGGGAAAGGTCTTGGAAGGATACATTTCTGGTCTTGATACAGTCCAGGCATCTGTAATTTTCAGACGTTCTTCCAAACATGTTGATTTCTCTGGTTGTTTGAAGAGTGTTGCGCATTCCGAAATTACACTGCTTGAGTTGTTTCTGCATACGAATGAACTTAGGGTTCGGATTGAAGCACTTGCCAGCATATGTAACCTGCAAAAGTGGGGTCGTTGCGTTTCAGATACTGATTTTGAGGATCTGATTGTTAAAGCTACTTCTGAATTTTGTAACTTCTCAAGAGGAGGGGACTTGTTGACGTTTTTGTATAAACAGTTACAG GTTGCGGATTCTGCTCACTGTGATTTGCTCAAGTTTCTTTTTCTTCAATCGTGTGAACCGTATTGTGGATTCATTAGATCTTGGATTTTCAAAGCGGAAATCCATGATCCCTATAAGGAGTTTATTGTTGAAAATATCGACTGTTTTTCGTCTAATTCACAAGATCAAGCTGGTAGTTCTGTTGAATTCCCAGATGTTCAAGCCGATAATTCTGTTGAGTTCCCATTGGCGAGAATCAGG TTGCGAGATGGAGTTTCCGTTCCTGGATTTCTCAAGGAGTTATTGGTTCCACTTGTTAGAGCTGGTCAGCAGCTTCAAGTACTATTGAAATTGCTTGAACTGTGCATTGACGTTGCTGCTGGAAAACATAGTTGTGACGACTTTCTACCTTGCTGGAGTGGCTTCTCAAGCAATAGTCTGCCTTATTTTTCTCCACTGACTTTCAGCAAAGATATTATAGGAAATATGGTGCTTGCAAGAGAAAGCTACTATAAAAGGATGAATGAAAAAATTGAAAGCCTTTTGAGCAGCTTAGAAGTTAGATATCAGCAG GTACCTATGCCTACtccagtttcttcttttgataaTGGTGGGGGGACTTTAGACAAACTCAGCCAGCTCATGTCAGAAGACGAGCCTATTGTCTGTCCAACAGCAGATAAAAGTTCTCCAAAAAT GGGATTTGATAACTTGGACTCGGATGTGTCAAGTACAGAAGACGAGTTCTCTTTGCTGGAAGATACGTATGATTCATCTGATACTTCATCCTTAAACAGCACTGAGGAGCAATTGGAGTCTGATCAGCTTAGTTGTTGGCCTTGCCCAATAGCAGGGCAACAAAGTCATCTAACTGCTTTAAAATTCTTGAAGATTAATACCTTAAGTAGTTCAATACATAATTCCCGTCATCATGAAAAATCAGGCAGTAATTCACATGGAATATGTGATAAAATGGTTGCCGTCGATCATTTGGTGAAGTCCTCCAATGAGGGAATGATATCAAGTGTGTTTGATACTCTAAATCCTGAGAATTCAAGGTGCTCAAGTAAATTCAGTATTCTACAGAGAGATAGCTGCATTGATAGTTATTCATCAATGGTTCACTTACTGAAAAAATCTTTTGATGATGATAGAAGTGTTGAGCAAAAGATTACAGAAAAGGACTTGCAACCCCTGAATTATTCCCAGTTATGTCATATTACCATAGGTGATATTTTGAGCAGGGAGACCTTGAGTGAGGATAAACCTGTCAATGATACACTAGCTTCATGTTTGGGTGCTTTTCAACCACTAAAAGTTGGCCATCAGGGCAATCTTCCTAGCATTAATCCCTTTAGTACGAACCTAATGTTGAGTAGAAATGTTTTGATTCAACAGACAAGTATGAAAGGGGAAAAATGCAAAGTAGATCATGCACAAACTTTGCCGTACTTCAACTTTTCTACTGTAGAGGACCCTTGCAAGGTTTATATGGACAAGTTACCAACCAATTCAATCCGTATAAACACATCTTCGTATCCTTTGGATAGTTGTGCATCTACTCATGGTAATCAGAATAATGAATATGAAGAAATTGGCCACAGGAATGAGGATGGGTTGGTTGATGTTCCCAAATATTGTTTTGATGCTTCACTGGATGTGGTAGACCATAAGCAATATGTTTCAACAGATGCATCAGGTGGGAGCAGCTGGGAAAGTCTGCTGGGCAGTTTTAGGAAAACTGTTGATTGTGATACTACTCAAAAGCAGAATTTGCTGTCAACATTTGAGCTGCCACTTGATATTATAATTGACAAGTGCTTAATTCAGGAAATCATGATTCA ATACAATTATGTCAGCAAATTGATCATCAACGTGCTTGAGGAGGCATTTAAGCTGCAAGAGCATCTTTTAGCACTGCGGCGGTATCATTTTATGGAATTAGCAGATTGGGCAGATTTGTTTATCTTGTCACTTTGGCGACAT AAGTGGTCTGTTACAGAAGCTAGTGAGAGACTTCCAGAAATTCAAGACCTACTTGAATTGTCAATTCAGAAGTCTTCTTGTGAGCAAGACACCAATAAGGCTAGGTTGTTTGTGTACATGAAAGGACATGGGAAATTACCTCTTTCAGCATCTGCTATCG GGGTCCGTTCTTTCGATTTCTTAGGACTGGGTTACCACGTGGATTGGCCACTCTGTATTATTTTGACACCTGCGGCTTTAAAAATATATGCTGATATATTCAGCTTTTTGATACAAGTGAAGCTTGCCTTATTTTCATTGACTGATGTGTGGTGCTCCCTAAAG GATATGGCACATACAACCAATAAGGATCTAAATGCTGAAATTCGCCAGCATGGGGCAGGGCATCTTAATATATTAATGAAGATGAG GCACCAGATCAGCCATTTTGTATCTACTTTGCAGCAATATGTGGAATCACAATTATCACATGTGTCATGGTGCAAATTTCTTCATTCCCTTCGGCACAAG GTGAAAGATATGATGGATCTAGAGTCTGTGCACACGGAATATCTTGCTGATTCATTAAGAAT ATGTTTCCTGTCTGATGAAACAAAGGCTGTGGGCAACATTATTGAGAGCATTTTGCAATGTGCACTCGATTTCCGCTCTTGTATTACAATAGGTGCTTGGGATATTGGAAATGATCGAGGAGACTTATTAGGAAAACTTTCCACAGTCAATATATCCCAG GTCCTTTCTATAAAGCAGAAGTTTGATAGAAGTCTAAATGAATTGCACCTCTGCTATGTCAAGGAACCTAAGCATGTGAATTTTGGGCTTTCTCGTTTTTGGGAATATCTCAACTATAATGAATATTATTCCGATGTTAACAATGGGATGGGGTACTACGCCGCCTGA
- the LOC131652661 gene encoding uncharacterized protein LOC131652661 isoform X3 translates to MMEWASSASLLHNLKIHDNPWLPPKTWESLPSESGLRARSSSPSNPSSNQTLSTLSEQSLVRLATNALLGIKSSLITIQTLSPILSSHPPHTTSLRLWNRASTTHSLSNILQSIASTGSLVFLLRHFVDFFTNTLNQDPSHPPYTLVNQAFAVAVGKVLEGYISGLDTVQASVIFRRSSKHVDFSGCLKSVAHSEITLLELFLHTNELRVRIEALASICNLQKWGRCVSDTDFEDLIVKATSEFCNFSRGGDLLTFLYKQLQVADSAHCDLLKFLFLQSCEPYCGFIRSWIFKAEIHDPYKEFIVENIDCFSSNSQDQAGSSVEFPDVQADNSVEFPLARIRLRDGVSVPGFLKELLVPLVRAGQQLQVLLKLLELCIDVAAGKHSCDDFLPCWSGFSSNSLPYFSPLTFSKDIIGNMVLARESYYKRMNEKIESLLSSLEVRYQQVPMPTPVSSFDNGGGTLDKLSQLMSEDEPIVCPTADKSSPKMGFDNLDSDVSSTEDEFSLLEDTYDSSDTSSLNSTEEQLESDQLSCWPCPIAGQQSHLTALKFLKINTLSSSIHNSRHHEKSGSNSHGICDKMVAVDHLVKSSNEGMISSVFDTLNPENSRCSSKFSILQRDSCIDSYSSMVHLLKKSFDDDRSVEQKITEKDLQPLNYSQLCHITIGDILSRETLSEDKPVNDTLASCLGAFQPLKVGHQGNLPSINPFSTNLMLSRNVLIQQTSMKGEKCKVDHAQTLPYFNFSTVEDPCKVYMDKLPTNSIRINTSSYPLDSCASTHGNQNNEYEEIGHRNEDGLVDVPKYCFDASLDVVDHKQYVSTDASGGSSWESLLGSFRKTVDCDTTQKQNLLSTFELPLDIIIDKCLIQEIMIQYNYVSKLIINVLEEAFKLQEHLLALRRYHFMELADWADLFILSLWRHKWSVTEASERLPEIQDLLELSIQKSSCEQDTNKARLFVYMKGHGKLPLSASAIGVRSFDFLGLGYHVDWPLCIILTPAALKIYADIFSFLIQVKLALFSLTDVWCSLKDMAHTTNKDLNAEIRQHGAGHLNILMKMRSLGGLDHVV, encoded by the exons CTCCCATTCTTTCATCTCATCCTCCTCACACCACTTCCCTCCGTCTCTGGAATCGAGCCTCCACCACTCACTCTTTATCAAACATACTTCAATCCATTGCTTCAACCGGCTCTCTCGTTTTCCTTCTCCGTCACTTCGTTGATTTCTTCACAAATACCCTAAATCAAGACCCTTCCCACCCTCCCTATACTCTTGTTAACCAAGCATTTGCTGTGGCGGTGGGAAAGGTCTTGGAAGGATACATTTCTGGTCTTGATACAGTCCAGGCATCTGTAATTTTCAGACGTTCTTCCAAACATGTTGATTTCTCTGGTTGTTTGAAGAGTGTTGCGCATTCCGAAATTACACTGCTTGAGTTGTTTCTGCATACGAATGAACTTAGGGTTCGGATTGAAGCACTTGCCAGCATATGTAACCTGCAAAAGTGGGGTCGTTGCGTTTCAGATACTGATTTTGAGGATCTGATTGTTAAAGCTACTTCTGAATTTTGTAACTTCTCAAGAGGAGGGGACTTGTTGACGTTTTTGTATAAACAGTTACAG GTTGCGGATTCTGCTCACTGTGATTTGCTCAAGTTTCTTTTTCTTCAATCGTGTGAACCGTATTGTGGATTCATTAGATCTTGGATTTTCAAAGCGGAAATCCATGATCCCTATAAGGAGTTTATTGTTGAAAATATCGACTGTTTTTCGTCTAATTCACAAGATCAAGCTGGTAGTTCTGTTGAATTCCCAGATGTTCAAGCCGATAATTCTGTTGAGTTCCCATTGGCGAGAATCAGG TTGCGAGATGGAGTTTCCGTTCCTGGATTTCTCAAGGAGTTATTGGTTCCACTTGTTAGAGCTGGTCAGCAGCTTCAAGTACTATTGAAATTGCTTGAACTGTGCATTGACGTTGCTGCTGGAAAACATAGTTGTGACGACTTTCTACCTTGCTGGAGTGGCTTCTCAAGCAATAGTCTGCCTTATTTTTCTCCACTGACTTTCAGCAAAGATATTATAGGAAATATGGTGCTTGCAAGAGAAAGCTACTATAAAAGGATGAATGAAAAAATTGAAAGCCTTTTGAGCAGCTTAGAAGTTAGATATCAGCAG GTACCTATGCCTACtccagtttcttcttttgataaTGGTGGGGGGACTTTAGACAAACTCAGCCAGCTCATGTCAGAAGACGAGCCTATTGTCTGTCCAACAGCAGATAAAAGTTCTCCAAAAAT GGGATTTGATAACTTGGACTCGGATGTGTCAAGTACAGAAGACGAGTTCTCTTTGCTGGAAGATACGTATGATTCATCTGATACTTCATCCTTAAACAGCACTGAGGAGCAATTGGAGTCTGATCAGCTTAGTTGTTGGCCTTGCCCAATAGCAGGGCAACAAAGTCATCTAACTGCTTTAAAATTCTTGAAGATTAATACCTTAAGTAGTTCAATACATAATTCCCGTCATCATGAAAAATCAGGCAGTAATTCACATGGAATATGTGATAAAATGGTTGCCGTCGATCATTTGGTGAAGTCCTCCAATGAGGGAATGATATCAAGTGTGTTTGATACTCTAAATCCTGAGAATTCAAGGTGCTCAAGTAAATTCAGTATTCTACAGAGAGATAGCTGCATTGATAGTTATTCATCAATGGTTCACTTACTGAAAAAATCTTTTGATGATGATAGAAGTGTTGAGCAAAAGATTACAGAAAAGGACTTGCAACCCCTGAATTATTCCCAGTTATGTCATATTACCATAGGTGATATTTTGAGCAGGGAGACCTTGAGTGAGGATAAACCTGTCAATGATACACTAGCTTCATGTTTGGGTGCTTTTCAACCACTAAAAGTTGGCCATCAGGGCAATCTTCCTAGCATTAATCCCTTTAGTACGAACCTAATGTTGAGTAGAAATGTTTTGATTCAACAGACAAGTATGAAAGGGGAAAAATGCAAAGTAGATCATGCACAAACTTTGCCGTACTTCAACTTTTCTACTGTAGAGGACCCTTGCAAGGTTTATATGGACAAGTTACCAACCAATTCAATCCGTATAAACACATCTTCGTATCCTTTGGATAGTTGTGCATCTACTCATGGTAATCAGAATAATGAATATGAAGAAATTGGCCACAGGAATGAGGATGGGTTGGTTGATGTTCCCAAATATTGTTTTGATGCTTCACTGGATGTGGTAGACCATAAGCAATATGTTTCAACAGATGCATCAGGTGGGAGCAGCTGGGAAAGTCTGCTGGGCAGTTTTAGGAAAACTGTTGATTGTGATACTACTCAAAAGCAGAATTTGCTGTCAACATTTGAGCTGCCACTTGATATTATAATTGACAAGTGCTTAATTCAGGAAATCATGATTCA ATACAATTATGTCAGCAAATTGATCATCAACGTGCTTGAGGAGGCATTTAAGCTGCAAGAGCATCTTTTAGCACTGCGGCGGTATCATTTTATGGAATTAGCAGATTGGGCAGATTTGTTTATCTTGTCACTTTGGCGACAT AAGTGGTCTGTTACAGAAGCTAGTGAGAGACTTCCAGAAATTCAAGACCTACTTGAATTGTCAATTCAGAAGTCTTCTTGTGAGCAAGACACCAATAAGGCTAGGTTGTTTGTGTACATGAAAGGACATGGGAAATTACCTCTTTCAGCATCTGCTATCG GGGTCCGTTCTTTCGATTTCTTAGGACTGGGTTACCACGTGGATTGGCCACTCTGTATTATTTTGACACCTGCGGCTTTAAAAATATATGCTGATATATTCAGCTTTTTGATACAAGTGAAGCTTGCCTTATTTTCATTGACTGATGTGTGGTGCTCCCTAAAG GATATGGCACATACAACCAATAAGGATCTAAATGCTGAAATTCGCCAGCATGGGGCAGGGCATCTTAATATATTAATGAAGATGAG GAGCCTTGGAGGTTTGGACCATGTGGTTTAG